Proteins encoded in a region of the Stieleria neptunia genome:
- a CDS encoding DUF456 family protein — MNAAALIFAETADGWTPWLETTGVVLLAIALVVGCSVAWLTNLIALPGNWIGVLLIALYAWLGPATGRLAIGYGPVLAGFAIALVGELFEFFAGAAGAKRAGASRKSTLYSIIGSMAGAIIGAVVGVPVPVVGSVIAAILFGGIGAAAGAMYGEWSDGRSWKENWSVGHSTFWGRTFGTLGKVVAGLLIVILVVAAVLL, encoded by the coding sequence ATGAACGCCGCCGCGCTGATCTTTGCTGAAACCGCCGACGGATGGACGCCGTGGCTGGAAACGACCGGCGTCGTCCTGTTGGCGATCGCGCTGGTCGTTGGTTGCTCGGTCGCATGGCTCACGAACCTGATCGCGCTGCCGGGGAATTGGATCGGTGTGTTGCTGATCGCGCTGTACGCCTGGTTGGGACCGGCGACCGGCCGTTTGGCGATCGGTTACGGCCCGGTGTTGGCCGGATTTGCGATCGCATTGGTCGGTGAGCTGTTTGAGTTTTTTGCCGGTGCGGCCGGCGCCAAGCGGGCCGGGGCGAGTCGCAAATCGACGCTGTATTCGATCATCGGATCGATGGCCGGCGCGATCATCGGCGCGGTCGTGGGTGTCCCCGTACCGGTCGTCGGATCCGTCATCGCGGCGATTCTGTTCGGCGGAATCGGCGCCGCCGCCGGGGCGATGTACGGCGAGTGGTCCGACGGCCGATCCTGGAAAGAAAACTGGTCGGTCGGGCATTCCACCTTCTGGGGACGAACCTTCGGCACGCTTGGAAAAGTGGTGGCGGGACTGTTGATCGTCATCCTTGTCGTTGCCGCCGTCCTCCTTTAA